The Anoplopoma fimbria isolate UVic2021 breed Golden Eagle Sablefish chromosome 1, Afim_UVic_2022, whole genome shotgun sequence region CTTCTTTTTTAATATCTGACTCATCCAGTGCTGCAATTATCCCACATCACAGAGACTACAAGCCGATTGACAAGAATGTGAAGAATCTAAACCAGTGACTATGCTGTTTTGCTTGTTAGTCGTTAAAATGCTGGAATTtagtttaaacaaaacaaatacactcAAACACCCATCATTACctaaatgtatttctgtttaatttCAGTTTCCTTCAACTTTATTGCCCGGCATGAATCAGTCTGTAATGTCATActatgtatatgttttaatatgtcACTGCACCAGTGAGATAAATtcctttacttttattataGCCGTCTAATAAAGTTACTCAGATTCTCCCTGCATCTCTCATTGTATGTTGCTTTGTACTTATAAACAATTTAGCCAGTAGTGATCcctcatttaaaataaacaaacattaacacaaaGAATTCTTGTCATTTGTATTCTTCTTTAATGTATCTTTAATCTCCCTTGTAATTTaaaggctgtaaaaaaaaaaaagctttcaagcTGATGAACAGGTTGTAACTAGAAACCAGCTGAACAACTTTTGCTTTTCTGCTTGTCTTTATAAACATTTGCAGCATTTCCCTGGAAGACAGCAACGGGTAAGAAGCTCTTTGCTCCTTAGATAGATTGGCTGTAGGGTTTCATACCAGAATttgaaaaattatatttatattggaAAGGACTCGCAAACAATTTGTGTAAGGTGTGCGTTGGAGTGTTagtatgcatttattttggttAGAGAAATTCAGTGAAATTCAGATGGGGAGAGACGACTAGATAAGTCACATGACATCATATCATTTTGTGTATAACTGCCTTTCTATTTAATCTTACAAGTCTACAAAATTGCAGCTTGTAGACGGTTTATTAACTGATATTATGTTGTAACCATGAAATATTTcgctgttttaattattttttacagatatCAGAAGTTTTAGTCATGGCTTATGAACCAGGCCGAGGAGACAGCCTTCCTCCCTCAggtaatttctttttttaaaacattgttattatgTAGGGCCATAATATCAATATGTGACCACATTTCATAGACCAACCTTTTAAATTTGAGTGAATGCAGACAAACTATGACCAACAAGTCCCTCAATAAGAAAGTGCCACAACCTAGTGTGCTTTATTACACAACAGGGTGTGATACGTTTTAAACACAGCTGTGACAACCAGTTCAGTACACATTCTTGACTGTACTTTTGGTGAGCACTATACTGTTAGGGACTGTACACAAGTTATTAGGAAGGAGAGCTGTTCAATAAAGGGGAGGGTTGtgtagtgtttcttttttctgcgtcaaaaaatgtaaatgagtatCATAAGGTGACAGTGACAGCTTTTGGttcaaaaagaaagaatagCTGCAATAATTAATTTCACCTCTATTGTGGAATTTGTCTTGAGTGTAACAACCCCGTGGATTTATGGAGTAAATTGGTTGCTTTTTGTGACAGACACAAACCAGGCATTGCAACATTGTTAAGTCCTTGCTCTACTTATCATGATGTCTCCCATTCTAGGCACTGTAGCTTTCACAGCCAAGCTGAATGTCGATGAAAGCTACCCCTGTTACTCTGGAGTCCTGAAGCTTACCACTGTACTGGTCAACGAGGGAGGAGGCTACAATCCTGACACAAGCATCTTCACCTGCCCTGTGGATGGCTTCTATTACTTCACTGTGCACATGTCTGTGTATGGACGCGGACAGTGCGCCATCTTcaaaaatggagagaaagtaGTGTCTCTGTATCACACCTCTCTGCCTGATAAGTGCAGCCAAGTGGCCAGTATGAGCAGCGTGATCCAACTGTCCAAAGGAGACGAGGTCTTTGTGAACATCTGGGGGCCTGGCAGAAACGACATCTTTGCAACTATAGATAATGACACTGTTTTTACTGGTTTTCGTTTGGGTTAAAGACATTATCAATCAGCATCAACATCAATAAAGTTAATGTCCTGGACAATAAGCCAGTACCACTTCAGAGTATGCattaagagataagataatcctttattagtcccgcagcggggacatttacaggattacagcagcatagaggatagtgcaaaacaagagacatagtaaaaaaacaagatcaaaaataagtattataaataagcaaatgagcaataaaaaaacagtaaagaatccacagtaactgaaatattatatatacagacagaaactattataactattgtattgcacagtgtatttgtattgcggTGTATTATACGGTTTGTCGAATGTTTCCTTGTGGTTTtgcatcaataaatcaaattccTTCCTGAAATGAACttgtagttttaatgttttactcaccaataataatataataagcTACTGTATGGAAAATAGAAATGACAGTGCCACAAAGCTTCGTTTGAGTCTTCCCACCACGTGGGGGCGCTGTCTCAGAATTcatcacacattttacacagtCCACGCATGCGCAGACGGTGTGTTTTCAAACAAGCGGAAGGAAGCGGCGGTGGGAGAAGTGAGCGACCTGAGAGAGCGTTGGATTTCTTATTTCTCACGTTtagtttaaactttttttaagtttttagaaTGGATTTAGAAACTGGAACATACGAACCAGGATTCGTGGGGATCCGGTTTTGTCAAGAATGGTGAGTTTGCGGCCAAATAGAGCTTATAACTTTACGTGTTAAAGCTAAACACACGTGACTACACTGCGTCTCACGATACCCCTTAACGCGCCTGTCTTGTTTTCCAGTAACAACATGTTATACCCTAAAGAAGACAAGGAGAACCGGATCCTGCTTTATGCGGTAAGTATATATAGGTATGTCAGTGACATGTAGTGTCTCAGTGCAATGCATGATGAAAAAcaagttgtattattattatattcctttattgatccccatgggggaaattcaagtgttgcagcagctcaactacacagacacagacaataaatacacatactatacaactacacagacaataaatacacttactaaaactacacatactatacaatacaactacacagacaataaatacacatactatacaactacacagacaataaatacacatactatacaactacacagacaataaatacacatactatacaactacacagacacagacaataaatacacatactatacaactacacagacaataaatacacatactatacaactacacagacaataaatacacatactatacaactacacagacacagacaataaatacacatactatacaactacacagacacagacaataaatacacatactatacaactacacagacaataaatacacatactatacaactacacagacaataaatacacatactatactatacaactacacagacaataaatacacatactatacaactacacagacacagacaataaatacacatactatacaactacacagacaataaatacacatactatacaactacacagacagacaataaatacacatactatacaactacacagacaataaatacacatactatacaactacacagacaataaatacacatactatacaactacacagacaataaatacacatactatacaactacacagacaataaatacacatactatacaactacacagacacagacaataaatacacatactatacaactacacagacaataaatacacatactatacaactacacagacacagacaataaatacacatactatacaactacacaaacacagacaataaatacacatactatacattatagtattgtattttttatatatattatataggtggatgctttaaataagcccagtgggctttctgcctcttcctgcactgtaatataatttatcaatgttgtgttttttatatttttcaattgtgcaaataaactaggttgttgctgctgctgcttttacagAGCTAGATCACCATGTGATATTTTGCCTTGTCTTTTTTACTGTACTCATCACACAGTGCAGGAACTGTGACTACCAACAAGAAGCAGACAACAGCTGCATCTATGTCAACAAGATCACCCACGAGGTTGAGTAAGTAAAAGGAAACATAGTGCTAAATTACTTattcagaacttttttttttcttttgcttgaaATTGACaaattagtcatttagcagacgcttttatccaaagcgacttacaataagtgtattcaacataggtattcaagagaactactagtcaccagaagtcataagtgcatctcctttcttaaacaagcatctaagagcataaaccagagcaaaagtacagtgcagaaacaaactaatacaaat contains the following coding sequences:
- the LOC129096173 gene encoding complement C1q and tumor necrosis factor-related protein 9-like: MAYEPGRGDSLPPSGTVAFTAKLNVDESYPCYSGVLKLTTVLVNEGGGYNPDTSIFTCPVDGFYYFTVHMSVYGRGQCAIFKNGEKVVSLYHTSLPDKCSQVASMSSVIQLSKGDEVFVNIWGPGRNDIFATIDNDTVFTGFRLG
- the polr2i gene encoding DNA-directed RNA polymerase II subunit RPB9; this encodes MDLETGTYEPGFVGIRFCQECNNMLYPKEDKENRILLYACRNCDYQQEADNSCIYVNKITHEVDELTQIIADVSQDPTLPRTEDHPCPKCGHKEAVFFQSHSMKAEDAMRLYYVCTAPHCGHRWTE